A genomic segment from Saprospiraceae bacterium encodes:
- a CDS encoding glucosaminidase domain-containing protein, protein MKQKTSFLLLLPLICLSHLSFKIETIHASRPWQVKEYVQQYGYLARELSAETGIPAPLILAVAGLESGWGRSELAKSANNHFGIKAKKEWVGMSYCKNTLEYGHYQVGQPYLANQCFRKYAYIRESYQDFGYYLKSKPYFNQLLYYPSWNYRAWAEEMQKNGYATDPAYANKVLNLIWRYQLHEI, encoded by the coding sequence ATGAAACAAAAAACGTCTTTTTTGCTGCTATTGCCATTAATTTGTTTAAGTCATTTGAGCTTTAAAATAGAGACAATCCATGCTTCTCGCCCTTGGCAGGTCAAGGAATATGTGCAGCAATATGGCTATTTAGCCAGGGAATTAAGTGCCGAAACAGGCATTCCAGCTCCATTGATTTTGGCTGTAGCTGGCTTGGAAAGCGGGTGGGGTAGGAGTGAGCTGGCGAAATCAGCTAATAATCATTTTGGCATTAAGGCAAAAAAGGAATGGGTGGGAATGAGTTACTGCAAAAACACCCTTGAGTATGGTCATTATCAAGTAGGGCAGCCATACCTCGCCAATCAATGTTTTCGCAAATATGCCTATATCAGAGAGAGTTACCAGGACTTTGGCTACTATTTGAAGAGCAAACCTTATTTTAACCAATTATTGTACTATCCAAGCTGGAATTATCGTGCTTGGGCAGAGGAAATGCAAAAAAATGGTTATGCTACAGACCCGGCATATGCCAATAAGGTGTTAAATCTAATTTGGAGATATCAGCTGCACGAAATCTAA
- a CDS encoding heme-binding domain-containing protein gives MKTALKLIPISILTLLVFLGNTSVPDTTLAPYGTGETLTTTDSVIIQYTGKIKTIIDAKCYDCHSEKGKDEDAKKELLWDQLPKLAKMDQVYALDAIIESLEKNEMPPEDHLKKHPEDKLTKEETKLLMDWADALATKLFE, from the coding sequence ATGAAAACCGCACTGAAATTAATTCCTATTTCTATCCTCACCCTCCTTGTTTTCCTGGGCAATACGTCCGTTCCAGATACGACTCTTGCACCCTACGGAACAGGTGAAACATTGACCACTACCGACTCGGTCATCATCCAATATACGGGTAAAATCAAGACCATCATTGATGCCAAATGTTATGACTGCCACAGTGAAAAGGGAAAGGATGAAGATGCAAAAAAAGAGTTATTATGGGATCAATTGCCCAAATTAGCAAAAATGGATCAAGTCTATGCCCTAGATGCGATCATTGAGTCCCTTGAAAAAAATGAAATGCCTCCTGAAGATCATCTTAAAAAACACCCAGAAGATAAATTGACCAAGGAGGAAACGAAACTTTTAATGGATTGGGCTGATGCCCTGGCTACAAAACTATTCGAATAA
- a CDS encoding heme-binding domain-containing protein, protein MKKYLKIAAIVVLAALVIIQFIPVNYPENVSPNPGDIIENGVATAEIGAILKTSCYDCHSNQVVYPWYSKVAPVSWLLKKDITEGKDELNFSEWTTYNKRRMLKKLDEVKEMVEEDEMPLGIYTFIHGDAKLSETQKQQLIEWVDATTASIME, encoded by the coding sequence ATGAAAAAATACCTAAAAATTGCGGCTATCGTCGTATTGGCCGCCTTGGTTATTATTCAGTTTATTCCGGTTAATTATCCGGAAAATGTGAGCCCTAACCCTGGTGACATCATTGAAAATGGCGTGGCCACCGCTGAAATTGGCGCCATTTTGAAAACATCCTGTTACGATTGCCATTCCAATCAAGTAGTGTACCCGTGGTATTCCAAAGTAGCCCCCGTATCCTGGTTGCTAAAAAAGGATATTACGGAAGGCAAGGATGAACTAAATTTCTCTGAGTGGACCACTTACAACAAGCGTAGAATGCTTAAAAAACTGGACGAAGTCAAAGAAATGGTAGAAGAAGACGAAATGCCCCTGGGCATTTACACCTTTATTCATGGCGATGCCAAGCTCTCCGAAACGCAAAAGCAACAGCTAATTGAATGGGTAGATGCTACTACGGCTAGTATCATGGAGTAA